A stretch of the Branchiostoma floridae strain S238N-H82 unplaced genomic scaffold, Bfl_VNyyK Sc7u5tJ_1342, whole genome shotgun sequence genome encodes the following:
- the LOC118407446 gene encoding mesenchyme-specific cell surface glycoprotein-like, whose product MSTSMFWSAFLVMVVIPSAWSAVTLRQVSSVYLPHGFEFDGTPLYAMGDHGAVEQITYDARNHHIYTVGDATILNIIDIRYPSAPRVVFRQYLPGRATDIDSCGNYIAVALQAEPITRPGTVAIYEMYDPVNNDLRLIHTIQVGPLPDMLKFTKDCRKLVTCNEGEPANTESGDIVDPEGSATIIEFRSGFLANEIEPIVRTATFHKFEQHAYRYQAKGLRWLFPEVTHGPENNTGVTRFSLSQSLEPEYLAFSHNETKAYVVLQENNAIAVLDMETASFEEIYPLGSKYWGTASLDTSDEDGGINLREWPIYSMFQPDGMKSFTHRDRHYILTANEGDNKKIQIGGERFTDIVKGRDIMKDSLLGADFTSTRVKRALSDETELACTHFSTFDGKDRWNHEKFSALHAFGGRGFSVWDAEDLSLVWDSGDDAERMISNYHPDIFNSYYKESALDKDIRKNFDKTSCKKGPETEAVAIGSVGDQTVLFVANERSSTIMLYTLPDTDLISPVFQSIYWPGKLTGTWREAYESRTVGDVDPEDLRFVSSEDSPNGRPLLLVAGTVSGTVSVYEVYDDTDVTASAGLVLPGILTTYLTAIALTVYTVQ is encoded by the exons ATGTCTACATCCATGTTCTGGTCGGCATTCTTGGTCATGGTGGTCATCCCGAGTGCCTGGAGTGCCGTCACACTCCGCCAGGTGTCCTCAGTGTACCTACCGCACGGATTTGAGTTTGACGGTACGCCCCTGTATGCCATGGGAGACCACGGCGCCGTAGAACAAATCACTTACGATGCAAGGAACCACCACATATACACCGTAG GTGACGCGACCATTCTCAACATAATCGACATCCGGTATCCGAGCGCACCGAGGGTGGTGTTCCGGCAGTATCTGCCAGGGCGCGCTACTGACATAGACTCCTGCGGGAACTACATAGCGGTGGCCTTGCAGGCCGAACCCATCACAAGACCCGGGACGGTGGCCATCTACGAAATGTACGACCCAGTCAATAACGACTTGCGTCTGATCCATACAATTCAAG TTGGCCCCCTACCGGATATGCTGAAGTTCACCAAGGACTGCCGAAAGTTGGTCACGTGTAACGAGGGCGAACCCGCGAACACCGAGTCGGGAGACATCGTGGATCCCGAAGGCTCGGCGACGATTATCGAGTTCAGGTCGGGTTTCCTCGCCAACGAGATCGAACCCATCGTCCGGACAGCAACCTTCCACAAGTTCGAGCAACA TGCTTACAGGTATCAAGCGAAGGGACTAAGGTGGTTGTTCCCGGAAGTGACGCATGGTCCAGAGAACAACACCGGGGTGACCAGGTTCAGCCTGTCGCAATCCCTGGAGCCGGAATATCTGGCGTTCAGCCACAACGAGACCAAGGCATACGTCGTGCTTCAG GAAAACAACGCCATAGCCGTGCTCGACATGGAGACTGCGAGTTTTGAAGAAATCTACCCCCTCGGGTCCAAATACTGGGGCACAGCGAGCCTGGACACAAGCGACGAAGATGGAG GAATCAACCTCCGTGAGTGGCCGATCTACAGCATGTTCCAGCCGGACGGGATGAAGAGCTTCACCCACCGCGACAGACACTACATCCTTACCGCTAACGAGGGCGACAACAAGAAGATCCAGATAGGCGGGGAACGATTCACCGACATTGTCAAGGGGAGAGATATAATGAAAG ACTCCCTTCTCGGAGCCGACTTCACCTCCACCCGCGTGAAAAGAGCTCTGAGCGACGAGACCGAGCTCGCCTGCACCCACTTCAGCACCTTCGACGGGAAGGACCGATGGAACCACGAAAAGTTCTCGGCACTCCACGCGTTCGGGGGCCGAGGATTCTCCGTGTGGGACGCGGAGGACCTGAGCCTGGTGTGGGACAGCGGAGACGACGCAGAGAGGATGATCTCCAACTACCATCCGGACATCTTCAACTCCTACTACAAGGAGTCGGCCCTCGACAAAGACATCAGGAAAAACTTCGACAAGACTTCATGTAAAAAG GGACCAGAAACGGAGGCTGTTGCGATAGGCTCGGTCGGAGACcagacagttttgtttgtagcaAACGAGCGATCCTCCACCATCATGCTGTACACCCTGCCGGACACGGACCTCATTTCACCGGTCTTCCAGAGCATCTACTGGCCAGGAAAACTTACCGGGACCTGGCGGGAAGCGTACGAGTCACGCACGGTCGGCGATGTGGACCCAGAAGACCTTAG aTTCGTTTCCTCAGAAGACAGTCCTAACGGCAGACCGCTTCTCCTGGTGGCCGGCACAGTAAGCGGGACAGTCAGCGTGTACGAGGTCTACGACGACACCGACGTAACG GCATCCGCTGGTCTGGTGCTGCCCGGTATCCTAACGACGTACCTCACCGCGATCGCCCTCACCGTGTACACCGTGCAGTAG